A single Inediibacterium massiliense DNA region contains:
- a CDS encoding GTPase domain-containing protein: MKTCLIIGKPNAGKTLFLLNFAEYIGLKKVKIEHTKINHKVDTKEYDLEEAKKILSSPIPYKTQCLQSIKLEIHMIKGKKEIIMMDSSGFTDGIHKDIQIRRAMAQTLEQIQNSHVIFHVFDLTDDHIEEVDEQLAKYGMTQGGYVILGNKIDLLDRKDEIIKFQRKFINHYVIPISALTKEGFREVKSYVCRRL, encoded by the coding sequence ATGAAAACATGCTTGATCATTGGAAAACCCAATGCTGGCAAAACTTTATTTTTACTAAACTTTGCAGAATATATAGGACTTAAAAAAGTAAAAATTGAACATACAAAGATAAATCATAAGGTGGACACAAAAGAATATGACCTAGAGGAAGCAAAAAAAATCTTATCATCTCCTATTCCATATAAAACCCAATGTTTACAATCTATAAAGCTTGAAATTCACATGATAAAGGGAAAAAAAGAAATCATTATGATGGATAGTAGTGGGTTTACAGATGGAATTCATAAAGATATACAGATTAGAAGAGCCATGGCTCAAACTTTAGAACAAATCCAAAATAGTCATGTGATTTTTCATGTATTTGATCTTACAGATGATCATATTGAAGAGGTAGATGAACAGTTGGCAAAGTATGGAATGACTCAAGGGGGATATGTAATTTTAGGAAATAAAATAGATTTATTAGATAGAAAAGATGAAATCATAAAATTTCAAAGGAAATTTATCAATCACTATGTTATCCCTATCTCAGCCCTTACGAAAGAGGGATTTAGGGAGGTAAAAAGCTATGTTTGTCGTAGGTTATAA
- the spoVK gene encoding stage V sporulation protein K, with protein MHNKEYSHVFELLEEGKIPTEYAIQKMIQQQDDKEDEKELEALMKELDSLIGLDKVKKLTKELQAYIYIQKKRKEEGLSANSLVLHMIFKGNPGTGKTTVARLLGKIFSTMGVLEKGHMIEVERADLVGEYIGHTAVKVRDHIRKALGGILFIDEAYSLARGGEKDFGKEAVDALVKGMEDHKDDFILILAGYKEEMDRFLKVNPGLKSRFPIHIDFPDYTLEELLQIGEIMVQKRQYELSMTAKAKISKIISQKRVEDSLNSGNARLVRNIVERAIRKQAVRLKKSKTFSREDLMILKREDITEEDDG; from the coding sequence ATGCATAATAAAGAATATTCCCATGTATTTGAGCTTTTAGAAGAAGGAAAGATTCCAACAGAATATGCCATTCAAAAAATGATACAACAACAAGATGACAAAGAAGATGAAAAAGAATTAGAAGCTTTAATGAAGGAATTAGATAGCTTGATAGGATTAGATAAGGTGAAAAAACTCACAAAAGAATTGCAGGCTTATATCTATATTCAAAAAAAGAGAAAAGAAGAAGGTTTATCAGCAAATTCCTTAGTATTACATATGATTTTTAAAGGAAATCCTGGGACTGGGAAAACTACAGTAGCAAGATTACTGGGAAAAATATTTTCTACTATGGGGGTTTTAGAAAAAGGACATATGATAGAAGTAGAAAGAGCCGATTTGGTAGGAGAATATATAGGTCATACAGCAGTAAAGGTCAGAGATCACATCAGGAAAGCTTTAGGAGGTATTTTGTTTATTGATGAAGCATATTCTTTAGCAAGGGGAGGAGAAAAAGATTTTGGAAAAGAGGCAGTAGATGCATTGGTAAAAGGAATGGAGGACCATAAGGATGATTTTATATTAATTCTTGCAGGATATAAAGAAGAAATGGATAGATTTTTAAAAGTCAATCCAGGGCTTAAATCTAGATTTCCTATTCATATAGATTTTCCAGACTATACTTTGGAAGAACTACTACAGATCGGAGAAATTATGGTTCAAAAAAGACAATATGAATTATCTATGACTGCAAAAGCCAAAATATCTAAAATTATTTCTCAAAAAAGAGTAGAAGATTCTTTAAATAGTGGAAATGCAAGACTTGTAAGGAATATAGTAGAAAGAGCCATAAGAAAGCAAGCAGTAAGGCTTAAAAAATCTAAAACTTTTTCTAGAGAAGATTTAATGATTTTAAAAAGAGAAGATATCACCGAGGAGGATGATGGATGA
- the hfq gene encoding RNA chaperone Hfq, producing MKNGINIQDVFLNQARKERVPITVYLVNGFQIKGTVKGFDSYTVVLDSDGKQNMVYKHAISTITPLKSMNLTLGKKQDEE from the coding sequence ATGAAGAATGGAATTAACATACAAGATGTATTTTTAAATCAAGCAAGAAAAGAACGCGTTCCCATTACCGTATATTTGGTAAATGGATTTCAAATAAAAGGAACGGTTAAAGGATTTGATAGTTATACAGTAGTGTTAGATAGTGATGGAAAACAAAATATGGTCTATAAACATGCTATCTCTACTATTACGCCATTAAAATCTATGAATTTAACATTAGGAAAAAAACAAGATGAAGAGTAA
- the miaA gene encoding tRNA (adenosine(37)-N6)-dimethylallyltransferase MiaA encodes MKKPLFIMVGPTAVGKTEVAIELAKKLNGEIISADSMQVYKGMNIGSAKPTLEERQGIAHYLMDEIDPRENFSVAEFQKRAKEYIDLILSKNKLPMIVGGTGLYVNSIIYNIDFTKTCGNWEYREALEKEAEEFGNEYLHDKLAQKDMEAANRIHPNNVKRVIRALEVIESGERIKDFQSNLVENEEYDYVLIGLMRDRERLYERINKRVDLLVEMGLVDEVKRLVDLGLDEEDISMKGLGYKEVIKYLKKEYDLDEAIRIIKRDTRRFAKRQITWFKRYDKMKWFFINDNTSTYELENDILKYLEGKWKFI; translated from the coding sequence ATGAAAAAACCTCTTTTTATTATGGTTGGCCCTACAGCTGTAGGGAAAACAGAGGTAGCTATAGAACTTGCTAAAAAATTAAATGGAGAAATTATTTCTGCAGATTCCATGCAGGTCTATAAAGGTATGAATATAGGAAGTGCAAAACCCACTTTAGAAGAAAGACAAGGAATTGCTCATTATTTGATGGATGAAATAGATCCTAGAGAAAATTTTTCTGTAGCAGAATTTCAAAAAAGGGCAAAAGAATATATAGATCTTATCTTAAGTAAAAATAAACTACCTATGATTGTAGGAGGAACAGGGCTTTATGTAAATTCTATTATCTATAATATAGATTTTACGAAGACTTGTGGAAATTGGGAATATCGAGAAGCATTAGAAAAAGAAGCAGAAGAATTTGGAAATGAATATTTACATGACAAGTTAGCTCAAAAAGATATGGAAGCTGCAAATAGGATTCATCCTAACAATGTAAAAAGAGTTATAAGAGCCCTAGAAGTTATAGAAAGTGGAGAAAGAATAAAAGATTTTCAATCCAACTTAGTAGAAAATGAAGAATATGACTATGTACTTATAGGACTTATGAGAGATAGAGAAAGATTATATGAAAGAATCAACAAAAGAGTAGATTTGTTGGTTGAGATGGGACTTGTTGATGAAGTAAAGAGATTAGTAGATCTAGGTCTTGATGAAGAAGATATTTCTATGAAAGGCTTAGGGTATAAAGAAGTGATCAAATACTTAAAAAAAGAGTATGATTTAGATGAAGCCATAAGGATTATCAAAAGAGACACTAGAAGATTTGCAAAAAGGCAAATTACTTGGTTTAAAAGATATGATAAAATGAAGTGGTTTTTCATAAATGATAATACTTCAACCTATGAATTAGAAAATGATATTCTAAAATACCTAGAAGGAAAATGGAAGTTTATATAG
- the mutL gene encoding DNA mismatch repair endonuclease MutL → MVRRIYKLKKHIANKIAAGEVVDRPSSVVKELMENAIDAGALKITVEIKEGGKSYIRITDDGSGIHPSDIEVAFERHATSKIRDIEDLNRVISLGFRGEALASIVAVSQVELITKVEDSYIGTQIQIHGGEVIHKKEVGCPKGTTFIVKNLFYNVPARLKFLKSNTTETAYISDLVTKFSLAYPNISFRFINNGTIVFTTSGNGKVIDNIFNIYGKEIAQNMLCADEKENGVTLQGYISKPNISRGNKKLQVFFVNGRYVKNKMISEAIEEAYKTLTMVNRFPICFLYLQVDPNSIDVNIHPTKIEIRFDDPETIKKFIIKVLKDALFHEDLIPKVSFEKKVKKEEGHQERILDLPIQKEEYKLPPKEIPVKENFISPIRKIENTIKEDIKPDIKPDVKGHIKPNIKEDIKIEPSTKYIDEPVVIEDKPHYITNNKSKEEFQEECIQVSQNTEPKERKIHLEIKNIQIIGQIFNTYLIGQDGENMYLIDQHAAHERIMYEYLTNHYKNQSIASQNLLVPIVLELSYIEYERVKNNIDFFTSLGFDIDEFGVNTFMIRSVPMLFGEPEAKKFFMEALDHLKDSIQNSYDMKVEKIISMSCKKAIKAHDKLDALEIDSLMKQLSELENPYTCPHGRPVIVKMTQYEIERKFKRT, encoded by the coding sequence ATGGTAAGAAGAATTTACAAGCTAAAGAAGCATATTGCAAATAAAATTGCAGCTGGTGAGGTTGTGGACAGGCCTTCCTCTGTAGTGAAAGAATTGATGGAAAATGCTATTGATGCAGGAGCTTTAAAAATTACGGTTGAAATCAAAGAAGGAGGAAAAAGCTACATAAGAATTACAGATGATGGAAGTGGGATTCATCCTTCAGATATAGAAGTAGCTTTTGAAAGACATGCTACAAGCAAAATAAGAGATATAGAAGATTTAAACAGAGTCATTTCTTTAGGTTTTAGAGGAGAAGCCTTAGCAAGTATTGTTGCTGTATCTCAGGTAGAACTCATTACAAAGGTAGAAGATTCTTATATAGGGACCCAAATTCAAATTCATGGGGGAGAGGTTATTCACAAAAAAGAAGTGGGTTGTCCAAAGGGAACTACTTTTATTGTAAAAAATTTATTTTATAATGTACCTGCAAGACTTAAATTTTTAAAGTCTAATACCACAGAAACTGCGTACATTAGTGATTTGGTGACCAAATTTTCCCTAGCTTATCCAAACATTTCTTTTCGATTTATTAATAATGGAACCATTGTATTTACTACATCAGGAAATGGAAAAGTAATAGATAATATTTTTAATATATATGGAAAAGAAATTGCTCAAAATATGTTATGTGCAGATGAAAAAGAAAACGGAGTTACCCTCCAAGGATATATTTCAAAACCAAATATATCAAGAGGAAATAAAAAACTACAAGTATTTTTTGTCAATGGAAGGTATGTAAAAAATAAAATGATTAGTGAGGCTATAGAAGAAGCATATAAGACTTTAACTATGGTCAACAGATTTCCTATATGTTTTTTATACCTTCAGGTAGATCCAAATTCTATTGATGTAAACATTCATCCTACAAAAATAGAAATTCGATTTGATGATCCAGAAACGATAAAAAAGTTTATCATAAAAGTCTTAAAGGATGCTTTATTTCATGAAGATTTGATTCCTAAAGTTTCTTTTGAAAAAAAAGTAAAAAAAGAAGAAGGTCATCAAGAAAGGATATTAGATCTTCCTATACAAAAGGAAGAATATAAATTACCTCCTAAAGAGATACCAGTTAAAGAAAATTTTATAAGTCCTATAAGAAAAATAGAGAATACTATAAAAGAAGATATAAAACCAGATATAAAACCAGATGTAAAGGGACATATAAAACCAAATATAAAAGAAGATATAAAGATAGAACCTTCTACAAAATATATAGATGAGCCTGTTGTCATAGAGGATAAGCCTCATTATATTACAAATAATAAAAGCAAAGAAGAATTCCAAGAAGAGTGTATTCAAGTTTCTCAAAACACTGAGCCAAAAGAAAGAAAAATTCATTTAGAAATTAAAAATATTCAAATTATAGGACAGATTTTTAATACTTATTTGATTGGACAAGATGGAGAAAATATGTATTTGATTGATCAACATGCTGCTCATGAAAGAATCATGTATGAATATCTTACAAATCATTATAAAAATCAATCTATTGCAAGTCAAAATCTATTGGTACCTATTGTATTAGAATTATCTTACATAGAATATGAAAGAGTAAAAAATAATATAGATTTTTTTACAAGCTTAGGATTTGATATAGATGAATTTGGAGTGAATACTTTTATGATTCGTTCTGTACCTATGCTATTTGGAGAGCCAGAGGCAAAAAAATTTTTTATGGAAGCACTAGATCACTTAAAAGATTCTATTCAAAATAGTTATGATATGAAGGTAGAGAAAATTATTTCTATGTCTTGTAAAAAAGCCATCAAAGCTCATGACAAACTAGATGCATTAGAAATAGACAGTTTAATGAAACAATTATCAGAGCTTGAGAATCCATATACTTGTCCTCATGGAAGACCTGTTATTGTAAAGATGACACAATATGAAATAGAGAGAAAATTTAAAAGAACATAA
- the mutS gene encoding DNA mismatch repair protein MutS, with protein sequence MTKLTPMMQQYMELKEKYKDCILFFRLGDFYEMFFEDALLASKELEITLTGRDCGMKERAPMCGVPHHSSESYIAKLVDRGFKVAICEQVEDPSQAKGIVKRDVVKIITPGTIIDAHMLEEKQNNYIMSIYIDKNGAGIAYSDVSTGELKTTQFIDEKFFIKLLDEIVKVNPKEIIINTFDCAGVNIEKEISLITSSYMNEFDSWAFEKKYGEQKIKDHFKVASLDGLGLNHKDKSICATGALIEYLQDTQKNALSYINNIEVYATDSFMILDKSTRRNLELTETMRDKKRRGSLLWVLDKTSTAMGARMLRKWIEEPLKEVDSIRARLDGVKSLKDHLMIREELKEALKNVYDLERLVVRISYGNANARDLVNLKSSLGALPKIKDILKDIDASILRKLMNQMYLVEEVRELIHRSIMDEPSLALKEGGIIKDGYDKELDELRDIVRNSKQWIANLENDQKNSTGIKSLKIGFNKVFGYYLEVTKSNLHLVPDYFIRKQTLANAERYITPELKEVESKVLGAEDKIIELEYEIFIRVREEIKRFTKEIQDTAHAVASLDVLLSFAEVSDRFGYVKPVVSDDCEIEICDGRHPVVERTMDVDLFVGNDTLLDGEENRFSIITGPNMAGKSTYMRQVALIVLMAQIGCFVPAQNAKIGIVDRIFTRVGASDDLAQGQSTFMVEMSELANILNQATKNSLIILDEIGRGTSTYDGLSIAWAVVEYISSKDKIGAKTLFATHYHELTELEGIFEGVKNYSISVKENNDDIIFLRKIIRGSIDQSYGIQVAKLAGVRDEVIDRAKEILIQLEENDIHHKKIKTDIEKEEIKTEVVKEEDVQLNFLNEEKNYVIDELKKIDILNLTPMDAMNHLYRLVKLAKE encoded by the coding sequence ATGACAAAATTAACTCCAATGATGCAGCAATATATGGAATTAAAAGAAAAATATAAAGATTGTATTTTGTTTTTTCGTTTGGGTGATTTTTATGAAATGTTTTTCGAAGATGCATTACTTGCCTCTAAGGAACTAGAAATTACACTGACTGGTAGAGATTGTGGAATGAAAGAGAGAGCTCCTATGTGTGGAGTACCCCATCATTCATCGGAAAGCTATATTGCAAAATTAGTAGATAGAGGTTTTAAGGTAGCCATTTGTGAACAAGTAGAAGATCCCTCACAAGCAAAAGGAATTGTAAAAAGAGATGTTGTAAAAATTATCACACCAGGAACCATTATAGATGCTCATATGTTAGAAGAGAAACAAAATAATTATATCATGTCTATTTACATAGATAAAAATGGAGCAGGAATTGCCTATTCTGACGTTTCAACAGGAGAATTAAAAACAACTCAATTTATAGATGAAAAATTTTTTATAAAGCTTTTAGATGAAATCGTAAAAGTAAATCCTAAAGAAATCATTATCAATACTTTTGATTGTGCTGGGGTCAATATAGAAAAAGAAATTTCTTTGATAACTTCGTCTTATATGAATGAATTTGACAGCTGGGCTTTTGAAAAAAAATATGGAGAACAAAAAATAAAGGATCATTTTAAAGTAGCTTCTTTAGATGGTTTGGGACTAAATCATAAAGACAAAAGCATTTGTGCGACAGGAGCATTGATAGAATATTTACAAGATACACAAAAGAATGCCCTATCTTATATAAATAATATAGAAGTTTATGCAACAGACTCTTTTATGATTTTAGACAAATCTACAAGACGAAATTTAGAACTTACAGAAACTATGAGAGATAAAAAAAGAAGAGGTTCTCTTTTATGGGTACTAGATAAAACGAGCACAGCCATGGGAGCAAGGATGCTCAGAAAATGGATTGAAGAACCTTTAAAAGAGGTTGATTCTATTCGTGCTAGACTAGATGGAGTAAAGTCTCTAAAGGATCATCTAATGATTCGAGAAGAATTAAAAGAAGCATTAAAAAATGTATATGATTTAGAAAGATTGGTAGTAAGAATATCTTATGGAAATGCCAATGCAAGGGACTTGGTAAATTTAAAATCATCATTAGGAGCCCTTCCTAAAATTAAAGATATTTTAAAGGATATAGATGCTTCAATCTTAAGGAAATTGATGAATCAAATGTATCTTGTAGAAGAAGTAAGAGAATTAATTCATAGATCGATTATGGACGAGCCTTCTTTGGCTTTAAAAGAAGGAGGAATCATAAAAGATGGATATGACAAAGAATTAGATGAATTAAGAGATATAGTGAGAAATAGCAAACAGTGGATTGCAAATCTTGAAAATGATCAAAAAAATAGTACGGGAATTAAATCTTTAAAAATAGGGTTTAATAAAGTTTTTGGATACTATCTAGAGGTGACCAAATCAAATCTACATTTAGTTCCAGATTACTTTATTAGAAAACAAACTCTTGCCAATGCAGAAAGATATATTACTCCAGAACTTAAAGAAGTAGAATCCAAAGTATTAGGAGCAGAAGATAAAATTATAGAATTAGAATATGAAATTTTTATTCGTGTGAGAGAGGAAATCAAAAGATTCACAAAAGAAATTCAAGATACAGCTCATGCAGTGGCATCCTTAGATGTATTATTATCCTTTGCTGAGGTAAGTGATCGATTTGGATATGTAAAACCTGTAGTTTCTGACGATTGTGAGATAGAAATTTGTGATGGGCGTCATCCTGTAGTAGAAAGAACTATGGATGTAGATTTGTTTGTAGGAAATGATACTCTATTAGATGGAGAAGAAAATAGATTTTCTATTATTACAGGACCGAATATGGCTGGAAAGTCCACTTATATGAGACAAGTAGCTTTAATCGTTTTAATGGCTCAAATAGGATGCTTTGTTCCTGCACAAAATGCAAAAATAGGAATAGTAGATCGAATTTTTACAAGAGTAGGAGCTTCAGATGATTTGGCACAAGGGCAAAGTACTTTTATGGTAGAGATGAGTGAACTGGCAAATATATTAAATCAGGCTACAAAAAATAGCTTGATTATATTAGATGAGATTGGACGAGGAACAAGTACTTATGATGGTCTTAGTATTGCTTGGGCAGTGGTAGAATATATTAGTTCAAAGGATAAGATAGGAGCCAAAACATTATTTGCTACCCATTATCATGAGCTCACAGAGCTTGAAGGAATATTTGAAGGTGTGAAAAATTACTCTATTTCAGTAAAGGAAAATAACGACGATATTATTTTTTTAAGAAAGATCATTAGAGGAAGCATTGATCAAAGCTATGGAATACAAGTTGCAAAGCTTGCAGGAGTAAGAGATGAAGTCATTGATCGAGCAAAAGAAATTTTAATACAATTAGAAGAAAATGATATTCATCATAAAAAAATAAAAACAGATATAGAAAAAGAAGAAATAAAGACAGAAGTAGTAAAAGAAGAAGATGTACAGCTTAATTTTTTAAATGAAGAAAAAAATTATGTCATAGATGAACTCAAAAAAATTGACATTTTAAATCTTACACCTATGGATGCTATGAACCATTTGTATCGTTTGGTCAAATTAGCAAAAGAGTAA
- the miaB gene encoding tRNA (N6-isopentenyl adenosine(37)-C2)-methylthiotransferase MiaB produces MSERKEVNVSLKEIALQNEYIEMMKMENEIFFEKNGRRKKAMVVTYGCQMNEHDSEKLLGMLDNMGYEETTVMEETDLIIYNTCCVRENAEFKVYGNLGQLKPLKKKKKDMIIVVCGCMMQQPHVVQAIKKKYNHVDLIFGTHNLHKFPQLLTEKKQSKEMLVDIWEEGEIIEGVPAIRKYELKAFVTIMYGCNNFCTYCIVPYTRGREKSRNPEDILKEIKGLAKNGTKEITLLGQNVNSYGKTLEEKMDFADLLYKINEIDGIERIRFMTSHPKDLSYRLIEAMRDCHKICEHIHLPVQSGSTNILKKMNRHYTKEDYLKLVETIKREIPGIAITTDMIVGFPGETEEDFEETLDLVKKVEYDAAFTFLYSIRKGTPAEKYTEQVLENVKHDRFDRLLNVLNPIVARKNMELKDRIVEVLVEGKSKTDETKWMGRTRESKLVNFTGPDDLMGKLVHVKITEPKTFSLNGIFVEEK; encoded by the coding sequence ATGAGCGAAAGAAAAGAAGTGAATGTTTCTTTGAAGGAAATAGCCCTTCAAAATGAATATATAGAAATGATGAAAATGGAAAATGAGATATTTTTTGAAAAAAATGGACGAAGAAAAAAAGCTATGGTGGTAACCTATGGTTGTCAAATGAATGAGCACGATTCTGAAAAACTATTAGGAATGCTTGACAATATGGGATATGAAGAAACTACTGTTATGGAAGAGACAGATCTAATCATTTATAATACATGCTGTGTAAGAGAAAATGCAGAATTTAAAGTATATGGAAACTTAGGACAACTTAAGCCTTTAAAAAAGAAGAAAAAAGATATGATTATTGTAGTGTGTGGGTGTATGATGCAACAACCTCATGTAGTACAAGCTATCAAGAAGAAATACAATCATGTAGATTTAATATTTGGAACTCATAATCTTCATAAATTCCCTCAATTGCTAACAGAAAAAAAGCAATCTAAAGAAATGTTGGTAGATATATGGGAAGAAGGAGAAATCATAGAAGGAGTTCCTGCGATTAGAAAATATGAATTAAAGGCATTTGTAACTATTATGTATGGATGTAATAACTTCTGTACCTATTGTATTGTACCTTATACAAGAGGAAGAGAAAAAAGCAGAAATCCAGAAGATATTTTAAAAGAAATCAAGGGACTTGCAAAAAACGGTACAAAGGAAATTACACTTTTAGGTCAAAATGTAAATTCATATGGAAAGACTTTAGAAGAAAAAATGGATTTTGCGGATCTTTTATATAAGATCAATGAAATAGATGGAATCGAAAGAATAAGATTTATGACTTCACATCCTAAAGATCTATCTTATAGATTAATAGAAGCAATGAGAGATTGTCATAAAATATGTGAGCATATTCATCTACCTGTTCAATCTGGAAGTACAAATATTTTAAAGAAAATGAATAGGCATTATACAAAAGAAGATTATTTAAAATTAGTAGAAACTATAAAAAGAGAAATTCCAGGTATTGCAATTACTACAGATATGATCGTAGGATTTCCAGGAGAAACAGAAGAAGATTTTGAAGAAACACTAGATTTAGTCAAAAAAGTAGAATATGATGCAGCCTTTACTTTCCTTTATTCCATAAGAAAAGGAACCCCGGCAGAAAAGTATACAGAGCAAGTTTTGGAAAATGTTAAGCATGACCGATTTGATCGATTGTTAAATGTTTTAAATCCTATTGTTGCAAGAAAAAATATGGAGCTTAAAGATAGAATAGTAGAAGTGTTGGTAGAAGGAAAAAGCAAAACGGATGAAACAAAATGGATGGGGCGTACAAGAGAGAGTAAGCTTGTGAATTTTACAGGTCCTGATGATCTAATGGGAAAACTTGTACATGTAAAAATCACAGAACCTAAAACTTTTAGTTTAAATGGTATTTTTGTAGAAGAAAAATAG
- a CDS encoding GNAT family N-acetyltransferase, which translates to MNIIIRQEKQDDCKQIYDLVKVAFQTAKVSNGKEQDFVNQLRSSDNYIPELALVAEENNVLIGHIMLTKSYISNSGYKTETLLLAPISVALEYRNKGVGSKLINKSFELAKDMGYKSIVLVGDTAYYSKFGFKKSVDFGIKYLHEIPEENVLACELVKGALDGVSGTIDC; encoded by the coding sequence ATGAATATAATTATTAGGCAAGAAAAACAAGATGATTGTAAGCAAATATATGATTTAGTAAAGGTTGCATTTCAAACTGCAAAAGTTTCTAATGGTAAGGAACAAGATTTTGTTAACCAATTACGAAGTAGCGATAACTATATTCCTGAACTTGCTTTAGTAGCTGAAGAGAATAATGTATTAATTGGACATATTATGCTAACTAAAAGTTATATCAGTAATAGTGGTTACAAAACAGAAACGCTTTTATTAGCACCTATTTCTGTTGCTTTGGAATATCGTAATAAAGGTGTTGGTTCTAAATTAATAAACAAAAGTTTTGAATTGGCGAAAGATATGGGATATAAATCTATCGTGCTTGTAGGGGATACTGCTTATTATAGCAAATTCGGATTTAAAAAGTCTGTTGACTTTGGGATTAAATATTTGCATGAGATTCCAGAAGAAAATGTTTTGGCTTGTGAATTAGTTAAAGGCGCATTAGATGGAGTAAGTGGAACGATTGATTGCTAG
- a CDS encoding DUF2569 domain-containing protein, protein MTIDNKTELLEYSGIGGWLLLFTITAIIRPIYMAYETYSTFSTSLTEDTWYALTSPSSPVYHVLWKPTIIFELVANIISVLLALTALFLLFKKSRFFIKMWSFSVIMSILFMVIDMILCNQIPALGNETFEVLVQNLFKNIGYLTIWGTYLLKSQRVKNTFIR, encoded by the coding sequence ATGACTATTGATAATAAGACTGAGCTATTAGAATATAGTGGTATAGGTGGATGGCTACTACTGTTTACAATTACTGCAATCATTAGGCCAATATATATGGCATATGAGACCTATTCTACATTCTCCACTTCTCTTACTGAGGATACATGGTATGCACTAACATCGCCTAGTAGTCCTGTTTACCATGTTCTATGGAAACCAACTATAATTTTTGAACTTGTTGCAAATATAATTTCTGTTCTTCTAGCTCTTACAGCTTTGTTTTTACTTTTTAAAAAATCCAGATTTTTTATTAAAATGTGGTCATTTTCTGTGATCATGAGTATACTTTTCATGGTAATTGATATGATTTTATGTAATCAAATTCCAGCATTGGGTAACGAAACTTTTGAAGTTTTAGTTCAAAATTTATTCAAAAATATAGGTTACTTAACAATCTGGGGAACTTATCTACTGAAATCTCAACGAGTAAAGAATACTTTTATAAGATAA